In Dioscorea cayenensis subsp. rotundata cultivar TDr96_F1 chromosome 9, TDr96_F1_v2_PseudoChromosome.rev07_lg8_w22 25.fasta, whole genome shotgun sequence, a genomic segment contains:
- the LOC120268426 gene encoding uncharacterized mitochondrial protein AtMg00810-like: MHLVRTFSCYSLLLRGWALHRRCKDAFLHGDLKEEVYMTPPPGLGALSLHLSSSARSLWPQTGSMGLTILLLYVDDMLITGDDSAHITFVKQKLCETFLMTDLGPLRYFLGIEITSHPDGYRLSQQRYTHDLFARSALTDTRIAATPMELHLQLRASDGILLSDPSHYRHLVGSLVYLAVTRPDISHAVHILSQFVAAPTSIHYAHLIRAYSNATWASSPDNRVSITGYYIFLGSSLVVWKTKKQPTVAKFSAEAEVRALASTVQEVLWLRSILQDFGVPMTSLIPIHCDSTGALQIAANPVKHELTKHIGVDAHFTRCHVRAQTVSLHYLPTEVQVADFFTKAQTRDQHLFMLSKLKTYDPP, encoded by the exons ATGCATCTCGTGCGCACTTTTAGTTGTTATTCTTTGCTGTTACGTGGTTGGGCTCTTCATCGACGATGTAAAGACGCgtttcttcatggggacttgaaggaggaagtttacatgactcctcctcccGGCCTTGGTGCCTTGAGTCTGCATTTGTCGTCTTCGGCGCGCTCTTTATGGCCTCAAACAGGCTCCATGGGCCTG accattcttcttctatatgtagatgatatgcTCATTACCGGTGATGATTCTGCTCACATTACCTTTGTGAAACAGAAGTTAtgtgagactttcttgatgaCTGATTTAGGTCCACTTCGTTATTTCTTGGGTATCGAGATTACTTCTCATCCTGATGGATACCGTCTATCTCAGCAGCGTTATACTCACGACCTATTTGCTCGCTCTGCTTTGACTGATACCCGTATTGCtgctacaccgatggagttaCATTTGCAGCTTCGTGCTTCTGATGGCATTCTCTTATCTGATCCTTCTCACTATAGACATCTGGTTGGCAGTTTGGTTTACTTAGCCGTCACCCGTCCAGATATTTCCCATGCAGTTCACATCCTCAGTCAGTTTGTTGCGGCACCCACTTCTAttcattatgctcatcttaTTCGG GCCTATTCTAATGCTACCTGGGCCAGTTCTCCTGATAATCGAGTCTCTATCACTGGCTACTATATCTTTCTTGgttcttctcttgttgtttggaagaccaagaaacagCCTACTGTTGCCAAGTTTAgtgctgaggctgaggttcgtgcaTTGGCTTCTACCGTCCAGGAGGTGCTTTGGCTGCGTTCGATTCTACAGGACTTTGGTGTACCGATGACATCTCTCATTCCTATTCATTGTGACAGTACTGGCGCCCTTCAGATTGCTGCAAATCCAGTTAAACATGAGTTGACCAAACatattggtgtggatgcacacttcaccCGATGCCATGTACGTGCCCAGACTGtatcacttcactatcttcctacAGAGGTTCAGGTGGCTGATTTTTTTACCAAGGCGCAAACACGTGATCAGCATTTATTCATGTTGTCCAAACTCAAGACGTAcgatccgccttga